DNA from Gramella sp. MAR_2010_147:
AGTGTAACCTATAGCCTGAGTGGTGATGATGCTGATGACTTTACCATCAACGCCAGTACCGGGGTGGTAAGCATGGTCGCCAGAGATTTTGAGTCTCCGGTGGATGCCGATACCGATAATGTATATGAAGTAACCATTACCGCGACCGATTCTGACGGGAATAAAGATTCTGAATCCTGGAGCGTAAGTGTGACCGATCAGACGGAAGCAGCTGATTTTACTATCGATGCTATTGCGGATGCTACCGTAAATGAGAACAGTGCCTATACCGGGCCTGCTCCGAGTTTATCAGGTGATGCTCCTGTTGGAAGTGTGACCTATACCATCACCGGGGCTGATGCTGCCCTGTTCGAGGTCAATGAAGATACCGGGGTGGTCACTATGACCGAAAAGGATTTTGAGAACCCGGCCGATGCCAATTCCGATAATGTATATGAAGTAACCCTGGTAGCTACCGATAGTGACGGGAATACCGATGCTGAAGCATGGAGTGTCACGGTTGAAAATGTTGCTGAAGCAGTAAGCTTTAGCATTGATCCGATTGCAGATGCCAGTATAGCAGAGAACAGCGCTTATACCAGTGAGACCCCATCCATTACCGGAGGTCCTATTGGAAGTGTAACCTATAGTCTGAGTGGTGATGATGCTGATGACTTTACCATCAACGCCAGTACCGGGGTGGTAAGTATGATCGCCAGAGATTTTGAAGCTCCGGTGGATGCCGATACCGATAATGTCTATGAAGTAACCATTACCGCGACCGATAGTGACGGAAATAAAGATTCTGAATCATGGAGTGTAAGTGTCACCGATCAGACGGAAGCAGCTGATTTTACCATCGATGCTATTGGAGATGCTACCGTAAATGAGAACAGTGCCTATACCGGGCCTGCTCCGAGTTTATCAGGTGATGCTCCTGTTGGAAGTGTGACCTATACCATCACCGGGGCTGATGCTGCCCTGTTCGAGGTCAATGAAGATACCGGGGTGGTCACTATGACCGAAAAGGATTTTGAGAACCCCGCCGATGCCAATTCCGATAATGTATATGAAGTAACCCTGGTAGCTACCGATAGTGACGGGAATACCGATGCTGAAGCATGGAGTGTCACGGTTGAAAATGTTGCTGAAGCAGTAAGCTTTAGCATTGATCCGATTGCAGATGCCAGTATAGCAGAGAACAGCGCTTATACCAGTGAGACCCCATCCATTACCGGAGGTCCGATTGGAAGTGTAACCTATAGCCTGAGTGGTGATGATGCTGATGACTTTACCATCAACGCCAGTACCGGGGTGGTAAGTATGATCGCCAGAGATTTTGAAGCTCCGGTGGATGCTGATACCGATAATGTATATGAAGTAACCATTACCGCGACCGATTCTGATGGAAATACTGATTCTGAATCATGGAGTGTAAGTGTCACCGATCAGACGGAAGCAGCTGACTTTACCATCGATGCTATTGGAGATGCTACCGTAAATGAGAACAGCGCCTATACCGGGCCTACTCCGAGTTTATCAGGTGATGCTCCTGTTGGAAGTGTGACCTATACCATCACCGGGGCTGATGCTGCCCTGTTCGAGGTCAATGAAGATACCGGGGTGGTCACTATGACCGAAAAGGATTTTGAGAACCCCGCCGATGCCAATTCCGATAATGTATATGAAGTAACCCTGGTAGCGACCGATAGTGACGGGAATACCGATGCTGAATCATGGAGTGTCACGGTTGAAAATATAGCTGAAGCGGTAAGCTTTAGCATTGATCCGATTGCCGATGCTACCGTAAATGAGAACAGCGCTTATACCAGTGAGACCCCATCCATTACCGGAGGTCCGATTGGAACTGTAACCTATAGCCTGAGTGGTGATGATGCTGATGACTTTACCATCAACGCCAGTACCGGGGTGGTAAGTATGATCGCCAGAGATTTTGAAGCTCCGGTGGATGCTGATACCGATAATGTATATGAAGTAACCATTACCGCGGCCGATTCTGATGGAAATACTGATTCTGAATCATGGAGTGTAAGTGTCACCGATCAGACGGAAGCAGCTGACTTTACTATCGATGCTATTGGAGATGCTACCGTAAATGAGAACAGCGCCTATACCGGGCCTACTCCGAGTTTATCAGGTGATGCTCCTGTTGGAAGTGTGACCTATACCATCACCGGGGCTGATGCTGCCCTGTTCGAGGTCAATGAAGATACCGGCGTGGTCACTATGACCGAAAAGGATTTTGAGAACCCCGCCGATGCCAATTCCGATAATGTATATGAAATAACCCTGGTAGCTACCGATAGTGACGGGAATACCGATGCTGAAGCATGGAGTGTCACGGTTGAAAATGTTGCTGAAGCAGTAAGCTTTAGCATTGATCCGATTGCAGATGCCAGTATAGCAGAGAACAGCGCTTATACCAGTGAGACCCCATCCATTACCGGAGGTCCTATTGGAAGTGTAACCTATAGCCTGAGTGGTGATGATGCTGATGACTTTACCATCAACGCCAGTACCGGGGTGGTAAGCATGGTCGCCAGAGATTTTGAGTCTCCGGTGGATGCCGATACCGATAATGTATATGAAGTAACCATTACCGCGACCGATTCTGACGGGAATAAAGATTCTGAATCCTGGAGCGTAAGTGTGACCGATCAGACGGAAGCAGCTGATTTTACTATCGATGCTATTGCGGATGCTACCGTAAATGAGAACAGTGCCTATACCGGGCCTGCTCCGAGTTTATCAGGTGATGCTCCTGTTGGAAGTGTGACCTATACCATCACCGGGGCTGATGCTGCCCTGTTCGAGGTCAATGAAGATACCGGGGTGGTCACTATGACCGAAAAGGATTTTGAGAACCCGGCCGATGCCAATTCCGATAATGTATATGAAGTAACCCTGGTAGCTACCGATAGTGACGGGAATACCGATGCTGAAGCATGGAGTGTCACGGTTGAAAATGTTGCTGAAGCAGTAAGCTTTAGCATTGATCCGATTGCAGATGCCAGTATAGCAGAGAACAGCGCTTATACCAGTGAGACCCCATCCATTACCGGAGGTCCTATTGGAAGTGTAACCTATAGTCTGAGTGGTGATGATGCTGATGACTTTACCATCAACGCCAGTACCGGGGTGGTAAGTATGATCGCCAGAGATTTTGAAGCTCCGGTGGATGCCGATACCGATAATGTCTATGAAGTAACCATTACCGCGACCGATAGTGACGGAAATAAAGATTCTGAATCATGGAGTGTAAGTGTCACCGATCAGACGGAAGCAGCTGATTTTACCATCGATGCTATTGGAGATGCTACCGTAAATGAGAACAGTGCCTATACCGGGCCTGCTCCGAGTTTATCAGGTGATGCTCCTGTTGGAAGTGTGACCTATACCATCACCGGGGCTGATGCTGCCCTGTTCGAGGTCAATGAAGATACCGGCGTGGTCACTATGACCGAAAAGGATTTTGAGAACCCCGCCGATGCCAATTCCGATAATGTATATGAAGTAACCCTGGTAGCGACCGATAGTGACGGGAATACCGATGCTGAATCATGGAGTGTCACGGTTGAAAATATAGCTGAAGCGGTAAGCTTTAGCATTGATCCGATTGCCGATGCTACCGTAAATGAGAACAGCGCTTATACCAGTGAGACCCCATCCATTACCGGAGGTCCTATTGGAAGTGTAACCTATAGCCTGAGTGGTGATGATGCTGATGACTTTACCATCAACGCCAGTACCGGGGTGGTAAGTATGATCGCCAGAGATTTTGAGTCTCCGGTGGATGCCGATACCGATAATGTATATGAAGTAACCATTACCGCGACCGATTCTGACGGGAATAAAGATTCTGAATCCTGGAGCGTAAGTGTGACCGATCAGACGGAAGCAGCTGATTTTACTATCGATGCTATTGCGGATGCTACCGTAAATGAGAACAGTGCCTATACCGGGCCTGCTCCGAGTTTATCAGGTGATGCTCCTGTTGGAAGTGTGACCTATACCATCACCGGGGCTGATGCTGCCCTGTTCGAGGTCAATGAAGATACCGGGGTGGTCACTATGACCGAAAAGGATTTTGAGAACCCGGCCGATGCCAATTCCGATAATGTATATGAAGTAACCCTGGTAGCTACCGATAGTGACGGGAATACCGATGCTGAAGCATGGAGTGTCACGGTTGAAAATGTTGCTGAAGCAGTAAGCTTTAGCATTGATCCGATTGCAGATGCCAGTATAGCAGAGAACAGCGCTTATACCAGTGAGACCCCATCCATTACCGGAGGTCCGATTGGAAGTGTAACCTATAGCCTGAGTGGTGATGATGCTGATGACTTTACCATCAACGCCAGTACCGGGGTGGTAAGTATGATCGCCAGAGATTTTGAAGCTCCGGTGGATGCTGATACCGATAATGTATATGAAGTAACCATTACCGCGACCGATTCTGATGGAAATACTGATTCTGAATCATGGAGTGTAAGTGTCACCGATCAGACGGAAGCAGCTGACTTTACCATCGATGCTATTGGAGATGCTACCGTAAATGAGAACAGCGCCTATACCGGGCCTACTCCGAGTTTATCAGGTGATGCTCCTGTTGGAAGTGTGACCTATACCATCACCGGGGCTGATGCTGCCCTGTTCGAGGTCAATGAAGATACCGGGGTGGTCACTATGACCGAAAAGGATTTTGAGAACCCCGCCGATGCCAATTCCGATAATGTATATGAAGTAACCCTGGTAGCGACCGATAGTGACGGGAATACCGATGCTGAATCATGGAGTGTCACGGTTGAAAATGTTGCTGAAGCAGTAAGCTTTAGCATTGATCCGATTGCAGATGCCAGTATAGCAGAGAACAGCGCTTATACCAGTGAGACCCCATCCATTACCGGAGGTCCGATTGGAAGTGTAACCTATAGCCTGAGTGGTGATGATGCTGATGACTTTACCATCAACGCCAGTACCGGGGTGGTAAGTATGATCGCCAGAGATTTTGAAGCTCCGGTGGATGCTGATACCGATAATGTATATGAAGTAACCATTACCGCGACCGATTCTGACGGGAATAAAGATTCTGAATCCTGGAGCGTAAGTGTGACCGATCAGACGGAAGCAGCTGATTTTACTATCGATGCTATTGCGGATGCTACCGTAAATGAGAACAGTGCCTATACCGGGCCTGCTCCGAGTTTATCAGGTGATGCTCCTGTTGGAAGTGTGACCTATACCATCACCGGGGCTGATGCTGCCCTGTTCGAGGTCAATGAAGATACCGGGGTGGTCACTATGACCGAAAAGGATTTTGAGAACCCGGCCGATGCCAATTCCGATAATGTATATGAAGTAACCCTGGTAGCTACCGATAGTGACGGGAATACCGATGCTGAAGCATGGAGTGTCACGGTTGAAAATGTTGCTGAAGCAGTAAGCTTTAGCATTGATCCGATTGCAGATGCCAGTATAGCAGAGAACAGCGCTTATACCAGTGAGACCCCATCCATTACCGGAGGTCCGATTGGAAGTGTAACCTATAGCCTGAGTGGTGATGATGCTGATGACTTTACCATCAACGCCAGTACCGGGGTGGTAAGTATGATCGCCAGAGATTTTGAAGCTCCGGTGGATGCTGATACCGATAATGTATATGAAGTAACCATTACCGCGACCGATTCTGATGGAAATACTGATTCTGAATCATGGAGTGTAAGTGTCACCGATCAGACGGAAGCAGCTGACTTTACCATCGATGCTATTGGAGATGCTACCGTAAATGAGAACAGCGCCTATACCGGGCCTACTCCGAGTTTATCAGGTGATGCTCCTGTTGGAAGTGTGACCTATACCATCACCGGGGCTGATGCTGCCCTGTTCGAGGTCAATGAAGATACCGGGGTGGTCACTATGACCGAAAAGGATTTTGAGAACCCCGCCGATGCCAATTCCGATAATGTATATGAAGTAACCCTGGTAGCGACCGATAGTGACGGGAATACCGATGCTGAATCATGGAGTGTCACGGTTGAAAATGTTGCTGAAGCAGTAAGCTTTAGCATTGATCCGATTGCCGATGCTACCGTAAATGAGAACAGCGCTTATACCAGTGAGACCCCATCCATTACCGGAGGTCCGATTGGAACTGTAACCTATAGCCTGAGTGGTGATGATGCTGATGACTTTACCATCAACGCCAGTACCGGGGTGGTAAGTATGATCGCCAGAGATTTTGAAGCTCCGGTGGATGCTGATACCGATAATGTATATGAAGTAACCATTACCGCGGCCGATTCTGATGGAAATACTGATTCTGAATCATGGAGTGTAAGTGTCACCGATCAGACGGAAGCAGCTGACTTTACTATCGATGCTATTGGAGATGCTACCGTAAATGAGAACAGCGCCTATACCGGGCCTACTCCGAGTTTATCAGGTGATGCTCCTGTTGGAAGTGTGACCTATACCATCACCGGGGCTGATGCTGCCCTGTTCGAGGTCAATGAAGATACCGGCGTGGTCACTATGACCGAAAAGGATTTTGAGAACCCCGCCGATGCCAATTCCGATAATGTATATGAAATAACCCTGGTAGCTACCGATAGTGACGGGAATACCGATGCTGAAGCATGGAGTGTGAGTGTAGAGAACTTTGACGAACCTACTACAATAAATGATGACAATCCTTCAACAAATGAGGATACTGCGGTTGATATCACTGTACTCGCCAATGATACCGATGTGGATGATAAATCCCCGGTAACCAGCGTGACTCAGCCAACTAATGGCGTAGTAAGCATCAATGATGATGGCACAGTGAAATATACTCCTGAAGAAAACTTCAACGGTATAGATTCTTTCACGTACACCAATTCAGAAGGCAACACCGGAACGGTGACTATAACAGTAAACTCTATAGACGATGAAGCGATCTATACCATCGCTGATGCTAAGCCGATCAATGAATATGACAATGAGGATGTACTGGCAACGGTTTCTGATGCTGATGGAGACATTGTAAATGCAGTACTGACCGACGGCTCTCTTCCGGCAGGTGTTACTTTAAACGCTGATGGAAGCCTTTCAGTTGAAAATGCTGATCTATTAGAGGCCGGTGATTATAGTTTCGAGATCACTACTACCGATGAGAATGGTGGAATTACTGTTCAGACTATTGTGTTGAGTTTCGGAGCCGATTCTGATTCCGAAGCGATCTATACCATCGCTGATGCTAAGCCGATCAACGAATATGACAATGAAGATATACTAGCAACGGTGTCTGATGCTGATGGAGACATTGTAAATGCAGTACTGACCGACGGCTCTCTTCCGGCAGGTGTTACTTTAAACGCTGATGGAAGCCTTTCAGTTGAAAATGCTGATCTATTAGAGGCCGGTGATTATAGTTTCGAGATCACTACTACCGATGAGAATGGTGGAATTACTGTTCAGACTATTGTGTTGAGTTTCGGAGCCGATTCTGATTCCGAAGCGATCTATACCATCGCTGATGCTAAGCCGATCAACGAATATGACAATGAAGATATACTAGCAACGGTGTCTGATGCTGATGGAGACATTGTAAATGCAGTACTGACCGACGGCTCTCTTCCGGCAGGTGTTACTTTAAACGCTGATGGAAGCCTTTCAGTTGAAAATGCTGATCTATTAGAGGCCGGTGATTATAGTTTCGAGATCACTACTACCGATGAGAATGGTGGAATTACTGTTCAGACGATCGTGTTGAGTTTTGGAGCCGATTCTGATTCCGAAGCGATCTATACCATCGCTGATGCTAAGCCGAGCAATGAATATGATAATGAAGATATACTGGCGACGGTGTCTGATGCTGATGGAGATATTGTAAATGCAGCACTGACCGACGGATCTCTTCCGGCAGGTGTTACTTTAAATGCTGATGGAAGTCTTTCAGTTGAAAACGCTGATCTGTTAGAAGCCGGTGATTATAGTTTCGAAATCACTACTACTGATGAGAATGGTGGAATTACTGTTCAGACGATCGTATTGAGTTTCGGAGCAGATTCTGATTCCGAAGCGATCTATAACATCGCTGATGCTAAGCCGATCAATGAATACGACAATGAGGATATACTGGCAACGGTGTCGGATGCTGATGGAGACATTGTAAATGCAGCACTGACCGACGGTTCTCTTCCGGCAGGTGTTACTTTAAATGCTGATGGAAGTCTTTCAGTTGAAAATGCCGATCTATTAGAAGCCGGTGATTATAGTTTTGAGATCACCACAACCGATGAGAATGGTGGAATTACTGTTCAGACCATTGTCTTGAGTTTCGGAGCAGATTCTGATTCCGAAGCAATTTATACCATCGCTGATGCTAAGCCGATCAATGAATACGAAAATAATGAGGTACTCGCAACAGTTTCTGATGCTGATGGTGATATTGTAAATGCTGAAGTAACAAATGGTAATCTTCCTCCGGGTGTGATTCTGAATGAAGATGGAAGTCTTTCAGTTGAAAATGCTAACCTATTGGAAGCCGGAGATTATAGTTTCGAGATCACTACTACTGATGAGAATGGTGGAATTACTGTTCAGACGATCGTGTTGAGTTTTGGAGCCGATTTAGACCTGGATAATGACGGTTTGTTTAACGAGGAAGAAATAGCTTTAGGAACAGATCCGGAAAATGCAGATTCTGATAATGATGGTTTAACCGACGGAGAAGAGGTGCTTGTAATTGATGATGACTCAACCGAATTAGTACCTGAAAATGTTAGTGATCCTCTAAACATCTGTGATCCATTGCAAACTTCTGCTACCTGCGATCCTGATAATGACGGACTGATCAATGAAGAAGAGGCTTCAGCAGGAACCGACCCTAATGATGCAGATACAGATAATGACGGACTGAACGATGGTGAAGAAGTGAACGGAATCGATGATCCTTCAACAGAAACAATTGCAACCGGAGTAAGTGATCCGTTGAACATTTGTGATCCAAATCCAGTTTCTACCGACTGCCTTGAAGATGGACCCGAAATTATTCAGAAACTATCTCCGAACGGTGACGGTACTAATGATTTCTTTATGATAGAAGGCCTGGAGTTATATGAAGAGAATACCCTGGAAATTTTCAATAGATGGGGTGTACTTATATATGAGGCTAAGGCTTATGGAGAAAACGGAAATCTTTTTGGAGGGATCTCAGAAGGAAGATTAACCGTTAGAAAAGGGGAAGAACTCCCTGCAGGAACTTATTTCTATGTATTGAGATATAAAGACGGAGAATGGAAATCTAAATCTGGTTACTTATACCTCACACGTTAAAAACCTACTATGAAAAGATATATATTTTTATTACTAAGTATTATAAGCCTGGGGGGATATGCTCAGCAGGACGCGCAGTACACCCAATATATGTACAATACAGCCTTGTTCAATCCGGCCTATGTAGGATCGGAGGATTTTCTCAAAATATCGGGAGTATATAGGTCTCAATGGGTAGGCCTGGATGGCGCTCCCGAAACCTTATCTTTCAGTATCAATGATCGCATCGGAAAAAAAGTTGGATTGGGAGGTTCTGTTATTTCAGATAAAATAGGACCTAGTAGTGAAACTATCATTAACGCCGATTTTTCTTATACCCTTGATTTTGAAAACACAGCACTGGCCTTTGGTTTGAAAGCCAGTGCAAATTTACTTAATGTGGATTTCACTCAGCTCTCAGGACCCGATGACCCCGATTTTAATCAGAATATCGATAATAGATTTACTCCAAACATAGGAGCTGGTGTCTATTATTACAGTAATAAGTTCTATGTAGGTTTCTCGGTACCACAATTGCTGGAGACGGAGCATTATAAGAACAATGAGAATTCTGATACTTTTCTGGCAAAAGAACGTTTTCACACCTATTTTATGGGAGGATATGTTTTTGACCTGAACCCTGGGCTTAAATTAAAACCAGCCTATTTATTGAAAGTAACAGATGGTGCTCCCCTACAGGTAGATATTTCTGCCAACTTATTGTTTTCTGAGAAGTTCACCCTGGGGGCTTCTTATAGATTGAATTCAGCAGTGAGTGCACTGGCAGGTTTTCAAATATTCGATTCGGTTTTTATTGGATATTCATATGATGCCGATACCACCAGATTAAGAACGTATAATGACGGTTCTC
Protein-coding regions in this window:
- a CDS encoding gliding motility-associated C-terminal domain-containing protein encodes the protein MDKPLPPYFSNFGKNTLIFCFLFFAIFSLNAQTKGLIYKQAAGSGQTVLDPNTDGYSSETNQGFFENDETESEIPYTALPSVGASEPDSDLGPGPDCKFTDLVKSENNNTVYTYLDGTGNLMFRFRLGGTAENSKGYSILIDTDQKFGASGENADPNYIPGNPGFEIEVVLRTNFGVGLYDIDGTVSPVEVGDAVTDRPYDNFAQKSIALSEICGDDDYFYDFYIPFADITAAFPSVTVNTPLRMVGNTVINPKAATGNNGISDLGGIDDSTGITDGLWEELINVFPPTSVTEIGSGATLPPRAACPSITGPIAVDATSITGTSSEVDGATIEVFRDDVSVGTTTVSAGNWTLSGLSPAVGNEVFSATAKVSAATADSTGTEEKSASYSDCNKTTVGATCSNPPDVAGTENGSKKAFEGTSSASGSYELTIYNSDGTKLVSPAGTSNPATYTTSSWVWEYGRGGTKIPAGVYYFTVTETGKCESSKTEFCFDTATFSSAPVISNTPILESDTSISGTATTGATITLLINGEEQGVDIASGGNWSFSVSGLSQGDELTIRAIESGNCSAETSVTVSAKSDAPIVRGEYCLAGGMTVNTVNGVSSEDAGSEINIYSSPTQGGMKSLEGTTNVQSNGSWSADGLNILIGRYITATAQNTGEIVSEFSNEVLVRSKTPSPNLKITSDPITEGDASITGEALASTSVELTIQLYMDGVAIEGATATVNPVVGVASVQEWTITGLDTPFNKLYAGGVATVTVTSPTIGFCESDPSNAVTVQCKQPASQVFSATTSTTVCQNETISFQVNDTEENIVYELIDQTDAGVGPAMLGTGSSISLTSFGLNTSVTGIRIRAQKIGIDCDRIILPSVSVTVNPLPAITLGANPIINDSETSAFISYTNAVNDPANYVLDFDSSANSAGFTDITTPTNLPASPIEILVPGTASGGTYNGVIKVLNTTTGCISGNIPFSITIDASAPPAINFTIDPINDIIINENTAYTGPTPVLSGDTPVGTVTYTLAGEDAGDFTINSSTGVVSMVARDFENPVDDDTNNTYELIVIATDEDSNTDSEAWAVEISDINEAPAITNNGSAATHSVDFAENGTGNVIDWDATDADGDDLTYSLSGADAALFDLDTNTGELSFKSAPDFEGSGDNQYEAIVTVSDGTFSDTQTLTVNVTDQTEAADFTIDAIGDATVNENSAYTGPAPSLSGDAPVGSVTYTITGADAALFEVNEDTGVVTMTEKDFENPADANSDNVYEVTLVATDSDGNTDAESWSVTVENVAEAVSFSIDPIADATVNENSAYTSETPSITGGPIGTVTYSLSGDDADDFTINASTGVVSMVARDFESPVDADTDNVYEVTITATDSDGNTDSESWSVSVTDQTEAADFTIDAIGDATVNENSAYTGPTPSLSGDAPIGSVTYTITGADAALFEVNEDTGVVTMTEKDFENPADANTDNVYEVTLVATDSDGNTDSESWSVTVENVAEAVSFSIDPIADATVNENSAYTSETPSITGGPIGTVTYSLSGDDADDFTINASTGVVSMIARDFEAPVDADTDNVYEVTITATDSDGNTDSESWSVSVTDQTEAADFTIDAIGDATVNENSAYTGPTPSLSGDAPVGSVTYTITGADAALFEVNEDTGVVTMTEKDFENPADANSDNVYEVTLVATDSDGNTDAESWSVTVENVAEAVSFSIDPIADASIAENSAYTSETPSITGGPIGSVTYSLSGDDADDFTINASTGVVSMIARDFEAPVDADTDNVYEVTITATDSDGNKDSESWSVSVTDQTEAADFTIDAIADATVNENSAYTGPAPSLSGDAPVGSVTYTITGADAALFEVNEDTGVVTMTEKDFENPADANSDNVYEVTLVATDSDGNTDAEAWSVTVENVAEAVSFSIDPIADASIAENSAYTSETPSITGGPIGSVTYSLSGDDADDFTINASTGVVSMIARDFEAPVDADTNNVYEVTITATDSDGNTDSESWSVSVTDQTEAADFTIDAIGDATVNENSAYTGPTPSLSGDAPVGSVTYTITGADAALFEVNEDTGVVTMTEKDFENPADANSDNVYEVTLVATDSDGNTDAESWSVTVENIAEAVSFSIDPIADATVNENSAYTSETPSITGGPIGTVTYSLSGDDADDFTINASTGVVSMIARDFEAPVDADTDNVYEVTITAADSDGNTDSESWSVSVTDQTEAADFTIDAIGDATVNENSAYTGPTPSLSGDAPVGSVTYTITGADAALFEVNEDTGVVTMTEKDFENPADANSDNVYEITLVATDSDGNTDAEAWSVTVENVAEAVSFSIDPIADASIAENSAYTSETPSITGGPIGSVTYSLSGDDADDFTINASTGVVSMVARDFESPVDADTDNVYEVTITATDSDGNKDSESWSVSVTDQTEAADFTIDAIADATVNENSAYTGPAPSLSGDAPVGSVTYTITGADAALFEVNEDTGVVTMTEKDFENPADANSDNVYEVTLVATDSDGNTDAEAWSVTVENVAEAVSFSIDPIADASIAENSAYTSETPSITGGPIGSVTYSLSGDDADDFTINASTGVVSMIARDFEAPVDADTDNVYEVTITATDSDGNKDSESWSVSVTDQTEAADFTIDAIGDATVNENSAYTGPAPSLSGDAPVGSVTYTITGADAALFEVNEDTGVVTMTEKDFENPADANSDNVYEVTLVATDSDGNTDAEAWSVTVENVAEAVSFSIDPIADASIAENSAYTSETPSITGGPIGSVTYSLSGDDADDFTINASTGVVSMIARDFEAPVDADTDNVYEVTITATDSDGNTDSESWSVSVTDQTEAADFTIDAIGDATVNENSAYTGPTPSLSGDAPVGSVTYTITGADAALFEVNEDTGVVTMTEKDFENPADANSDNVYEVTLVATDSDGNTDAESWSVTVENIAEAVSFSIDPIADATVNENSAYTSETPSITGGPIGTVTYSLSGDDADDFTINASTGVVSMIARDFEAPVDADTDNVYEVTITAADSDGNTDSESWSVSVTDQTEAADFTIDAIGDATVNENSAYTGPTPSLSGDAPVGSVTYTITGADAALFEVNEDTGVVTMTEKDFENPADANSDNVYEITLVATDSDGNTDAEAWSVTVENVAEAVSFSIDPIADASIAENSAYTSETPSITGGPIGSVTYSLSGDDADDFTINASTGVVSMVARDFESPVDADTDNVYEVTITATDSDGNKDSESWSVSVTDQTEAADFTIDAIADATVNENSAYTGPAPSLSGDAPVGSVTYTITGADAALFEVNEDTGVVTMTEKDFENPADANSDNVYEVTLVATDSDGNTDAEAWSVTVENVAEAVSFSIDPIADASIAENSAYTSETPSITGGPIGSVTYSLSGDDADDFTINASTGVVSMIARDFEAPVDADTDNVYEVTITATDSDGNKDSESWSVSVTDQTEAADFTIDAIGDATVNENSAYTGPAPSLSGDAPVGSVTYTITGADAALFEVNEDTGVVTMTEKDFENPADANSDNVYEVTLVATDSDGNTDAESWSVTVENIAEAVSFSIDPIADATVNENSAYTSETPSITGGPIGSVTYSLSGDDADDFTINASTGVVSMIARDFESPVDADTDNVYEVTITATDSDGNKDSESWSVSVTDQTEAADFTIDAIADATVNENSAYTGPAPSLSGDAPVGSVTYTITGADAALFEVNEDTGVVTMTEKDFENPADANSDNVYEVTLVATDSDGNTDAEAWSVTVENVAEAVSFSIDPIADASIAENSAYTSETPSITGGPIGSVTYSLSGDDADDFTINASTGVVSMIARDFEAPVDADTDNVYEVTITATDSDGNTDSESWSVSVTDQTEAADFTIDAIGDATVNENSAYTGPTPSLSGDAPVGSVTYTITGADAALFEVNEDTGVVTMTEKDFENPADANSDNVYEVTLVATDSDGNTDAESWSVTVENVAEAVSFSIDPIADASIAENSAYTSETPSITGGPIGSVTYSLSGDDADDFTINASTGVVSMIARDFEAPVDADTDNVYEVTITATDSDGNKDSESWSVSVTDQTEAADFTIDAIADATVNENSAYTGPAPSLSGDAPVGSVTYTITGADAALFEVNEDTGVVTMTEKDFENPADANSDNVYEVTLVATDSDGNTDAEAWSVTVENVAEAVSFSIDPIADASIAENSAYTSETPSITGGPIGSVTYSLSGDDADDFTINASTGVVSMIARDFEAPVDADTDNVYEVTITATDSDGNTDSESWSVSVTDQTEAADFTIDAIGDATVNENSAYTGPTPSLSGDAPVGSVTYTITGADAALFEVNEDTGVVTMTEKDFENPADANSDNVYEVTLVATDSDGNTDAESWSVTVENVAEAVSFSIDPIADATVNENSAYTSETPSITGGPIGTVTYSLSGDDADDFTINASTGVVSMIARDFEAPVDADTDNVYEVTITAADSDGNTDSESWSVSVTDQTEAADFTIDAIGDATVNENSAYTGPTPSLSGDAPVGSVTYTITGADAALFEVNEDTGVVTMTEKDFENPADANSDNVYEITLVATDSDGNTDAEAWSVSVENFDEPTTINDDNPSTNEDTAVDITVLANDTDVDDKSPVTSVTQPTNGVVSINDDGTVKYTPEENFNGIDSFTYTNSEGNTGTVTITVNSIDDEAIYTIADAKPINEYDNEDVLATVSDADGDIVNAVLTDGSLPAGVTLNADGSLSVENADLLEAGDYSFEITTTDENGGITVQTIVLSFGADSDSEAIYTIADAKPINEYDNEDILATVSDADGDIVNAVLTDGSLPAGVTLNADGSLSVENADLLEAGDYSFEITTTDENGGITVQTIVLSFGADSDSEAIYTIADAKPINEYDNEDILATVSDADGDIVNAVLTDGSLPAGVTLNADGSLSVENADLLEAGDYSFEITTTDENGGITVQTIVLSFGADSDSEAIYTIADAKPSNEYDNEDILATVSDADGDIVNAALTDGSLPAGVTLNADGSLSVENADLLEAGDYSFEITTTDENGGITVQTIVLSFGADSDSEAIYNIADAKPINEYDNEDILATVSDADGDIVNAALTDGSLPAGVTLNADGSLSVENADLLEAGDYSFEITTTDENGGITVQTIVLSFGADSDSEAIYTIADAKPINEYENNEVLATVSDADGDIVNAEVTNGNLPPGVILNEDGSLSVENANLLEAGDYSFEITTTDENGGITVQTIVLSFGADLDLDNDGLFNEEEIALGTDPENADSDNDGLTDGEEVLVIDDDSTELVPENVSDPLNICDPLQTSATCDPDNDGLINEEEASAGTDPNDADTDNDGLNDGEEVNGIDDPSTETIATGVSDPLNICDPNPVSTDCLEDGPEIIQKLSPNGDGTNDFFMIEGLELYEENTLEIFNRWGVLIYEAKAYGENGNLFGGISEGRLTVRKGEELPAGTYFYVLRYKDGEWKSKSGYLYLTR